From the Nostoc sp. PCC 7107 genome, the window ATTTGCCTCCGCTATCCATACTTGTTGAGGAATGGATTCTGCTAAAAAGCGCAAGCGTTCCTCACTTTTTTCTAAATCTGCCTGTACTTGTTGGCGTTCAGTAATATCTGCAACTGTACCCAGGAGACCTACTACATTACCTGCAACATCATGTAGTGGTATTTTACTAATTTCCAACCAACTTTGTTTGCCATTGATTAGCCGCAGGGGTGCAATTAGATGATATTCAGGTTGATTTGTCTCGATAACTCTCGCATCGCAATCTTGGTGAAAGTCTGCTTCTGACTTATGTGCTAGGAAATCATGACCTGTTTTCCCAATAATATCTTCTGGCTTTTCGACACCAACAAATTTAGCAAAGTTACGATTACAACCTAAAACTACAGAATTACGATCTTTCCAGAGAATACCTTGGGGAATAGTATCCATGACTAATTGCAAGATTTTTTGAGATTGCCTTAGTTGTTCTTCGACGATTTGGCGTTCGGCAATTTCTGTTAATAATTGCTGATTTGTTTGCTGTAGGGCTATGGTTCGCTGGGCGACGCGTTGTTCTAATGCTTGGTTGGCCTGCTTAAGTGCTATTTGTGTTTGCTTGAGTTCGGTGATATCTCGCCCTTCGCTAATCAGGAGGACGATTTTGCCTGTTTCGTCCTTGAGGGGTTTGAGGGAAAAATCTATGGTGTGGAATGTTTGGTGAGCGCCCAGAATATCAACTTCGTAACGAATAAATTCTCCTCTAGAGGCGATCGCAATTGCTTGTTTTAATTGATTTTGGATTGCTGGGGAAATCATCCACCATTGGGTTTCCCAGAATAATCTACCGACTACATCTTGTGGTTGCAGTCCACCAAAGTCTAGTAATGTCTGGTTCGCTTCTAGTAAGTTGCCTTCTGGGGTGAGTAAGCCAGAATATTGAAACGTGCCGTTGAAAATTGCGCGGAATCGTCTTTCGCTTTCGTGCATGGCGGCTTCTGCTTGGATGCGTTCAGTCACATCTACATCTATAGCGACGAAGCGATAAATTTGTCCATGATCATTTTTAATCGGCAATATTTTGCTAGAAATCCAGCGAATTGCACCATCAGGGCGCACAATTTGATATCTTTCATCGAAAGATTGACCTGTTAATAAATTTTGAAACGCTGCTACTACGCGATCGCGGTCTGGAGGATGAATTGCCGCAAAATATAATTGGGGATTTTGCATCAGGCGATCGCAACTTCTCCCCCAAATTCTTTCATAAGCTGGGCTAACATAATGCAGTCTCTGTTGATTCCCATCCCAGACATAAAAAACTTGGTGCAGATTTTCGGTCAATTGGCGAAATAATTCTTCGTTCCACTGTAAGGCTGCTTCTGTCAGTTTTCGCTCTGTAATATTGCGGTGTATAGCGACAAAGTGAGTGATATGTTCTTGAGCATTTTTAATTGGTACTAGGTTCATATCTACCCAGTAAGTTGAGCCGTCTTTGCGATAGCTGAGTAACTCTGTTCTAATAGGTAAGCCAGCTTGCACAGCCGCAAACAGTCTTTTCATTTCGACACGACAAGTTTTTTCCCCGTGAGAGAATCGGGGTGTTTGGCCGATGACTTCCTCTAGTGTGTAACCAGTCATCTGAGTAAATGCCTGATTAGCATAGACTATCCGCGGTTCTATTTGACCGTTGGAAATATGGGCTTCGGTGATTAAAATTGAGTCGTTGGCATTTACTACTGCGGACTCTAATAAACGTAGTCTCTCTTTTTCTTGTGAATTTTCATCTGACTGCTCCAATGCTTGACAAATACTTTCTGGAGTAACTGTGCCAATTAGTTGATCTGCTTCATCAAGAATTGGCAAAATATTTAACTTATGCTGACGTAACAGTGATAATACTGCCTTGATATTAAAAAATTCTGATCTTCTCAACATAATTACTGGAGTTTGCATCACTTCAGTAACTTTGGTAGCTTTGCCATCAATACCTGAAGCTAAGAGCTTGAGTATATCTTGTGCGGTCAACCATCCTAATACCTGCGAAACTGATACTACCAAAACAGGGACATCACACTTGGCCATCAGTGAGATTACCTCTGACACTGTTGCTTCCGGCTGAACGGTTAGTGGCGAAAAGTCAATTACGGCCTCTAAGCTTTGTAGCCAGAGATGTTGTTGTCGAGTATACATAGATAATCACGATAGCTATCATCAATCAATAGTTATCTCAACTTATGTTTTACCAGTATGTTCTGGGATCTGGCGGGTAAATTAATAATATTATCCTAATGAAAAATACTGTAAGTATAATGTAAATTTTGTGTGAAGAGTCAAGGGTTAATGGTTATTTTCCCTTGCCTCTATCTCCTAACGTAATTGCGATCGCCTTTCGCCATAGCGTAATAGTCTTTCAATAGTGGCTAGGCGATTTTCCCAAACTTTGACTTGATAAGGGTTATTTGTGGCAGCTTCGCGCATCCAAATGCGAAATTGCGCCTGAAATCGAGTTAAAGAAGCTCTAGCTGTGAGTAATTTCGCCGGAGAAGGGGCAGCCGCTAATTGATTTAAAGCTTTTTCTACCACTTCTATTTGGTTGTTAAAATCAGCAACTTTAATCGCTGGTATCTGCACTAACTCGTTTTGCAGAACATACTGCCATTCTCGCTTTAGCAACCCATAACGCACAACGGCGGTTTGAAAAGGCTGACGTAGGGGAATCGGTTCATCAGCCACAGATGACACTTTACCTTGAGTGTTGGTAAAGATTTTCAGCAAATCGTTGTTAAAATTTTCAGCGGCAAATAGGGCATAACCACTCGCTGGTAAGTCTCGAATTAGTTGTAATTGGTCAAATGCTGCCAAATTCGGTAAAGACAGCAACCGAATTCCTGGGACTAACAAAGTTGAACCCAACTGACTAGAAGCTATCCACGGTTGGGCGAGGCGTTGAAACCGGGCAGTATCTTGAGCATAAGTCATGGGAACAATTACATCTATATCTCCTCGTCTTGCCCAAACTTCCCAATGTTGTTGGAGTTTCTGAATCCGTTCTCGTTCTGGCAGGGGAAATACTGCCACAGACAAAATTAAATCCTCACGCTTTTGCCTCACCATTTGAGAGACTTCGGCAACAAAGCTATCAACTTGTTGGGTACGAAATTCTGTCCACTTTTGCCATAATTCCCCTTGGGTGGGCGAAATCGTCAATGGGTCAACACCAGTCAACTTTTGAAATTGCGCTCTCGCCGCTTGACCATAACCGTAACTTCTGCCAGCAAAGGGATCTTGGAAGGGATAGCGAATGTAATCTAGCTGTAAACCATCTACTTGATATTCGGTGACAATTTCTGCAAATAGCTTCAAGAGATATTGGCGCAGTTCTGGGTTAGCTGGATCAAAAAATGGTTTAGTTTGACCAGGAGGAATGGTATTACCTTTATTGTCGTAGTTTGCCCAATCTGGATGGGCTGCCAGTACTGGCCCTGGATAATCAGGGTGAACATTAATGACTTGGTTGTGGCGCTGATTCCCTGCGGCAAAAGTCCACACCCAGGCGTGTAACTCCATATCTCGTTCATGGGCTAATTTCACCGCCACAGCTAAAGGGTTCCAGCCACGAATTAGGGGGTTTTGCTGGGGTGCAACTTTACTGGGGTAAATTGGATAACTGGCGTTGAGAGTTTCAAAAAAAACTGTGTTAATGCCAGACTGTGCCAAACGGTCAAAAACTTCAGCTAATTTTTTTTCGCCCCCAGCCCGCACAATGGTGCCTCTATCTAACCAAACTGCGCGAATTTCTGCGGGGGCTAATCGACGATTGGTAGGAAAATGTTTCCACAAATTTGTTCTCGTCGCTAACCATTGCTGACGCGCTAGGGCATAGTTTTTATTGGCGATGAGTTGGGGAATGTTTTTGGCAACTAGCCGCGCTTGGGTAATGGCTTGTTCTTTACTTTGACTCGCAAATCCTGGTCTGGTGGAGGCGACGCGGGTTTCTTCTTCTTTGAGAGATTGGGGATTGCTGGTGATGGCTTCATCCAGGTTAGCTGCATGAACTGAGGCAGCTAAATGGGCGCTTTCTATCCGACTAATTAAATTTTCTAATTCTTGTTGGAGGGCGATCGCTTCTTTTTCGTCAATTGGCTGATTGGAATTGGGTTCCACATTCCAGCGCACTGTTTGTTCTAGTTGATCAATGGCTTCTGGGGAGGATGGACGAGGGGTGAGGGGAACTAATGGTGCTTGGGGAATAACAGGGGTGATGGGAGATGGAGAATTCAGGGAAGCCGTAGCAATTGTAGTGGAACACTTGGAGTCCGCCCCGGCTATTTTCTGCTGTCCTGGGGATGGTGCTGTTAAATGATGATTCAGGGCAGCTTTTAACCAAGCGTTATCTAACTCAAAACTAGAGGCAGCATCTGTTCCCCAGCGCCAGCCTAATAAGGTAGACCATTCTGTACTGACGACAGCGGCGGGATTATCTGGGGCATTCCAAACGGCGGTGGCTTGACTAGTTCCGCCTTCGGGAATAATTACGCCACCGCGGACTTGCCCAAATAGTTCGCTTTGGTTAGCCCATCTCTGTGGCTGCGTTTTGGCTGGTTTAAGTTTTTGTGTTTCATCTAAACCAAAGCCCCAATAACTACCGAGGAGTGATCGCAATAACTGCCTGACTCCAGGCGCTGATAAACTGCCAACAGGGCCACTGGCGATGATTTTGCCGCCTTTGCTCACCCATGATTCTAAGGCGATCGCTTGGGCGGGGGTTAATGTCTCAACGTTGGGCAAAAATAAGACGCGGCGATCGCCCCAATCACCACTACTTCTAACTGCTGATAAGGGAATCACACAATAATTCACCCCAATCGCTTGCAAGCGTTTAGTAATTCCTGTCCATTGCTGCCTGTTTTCTGTACTCTGGACTACGCTTAATACAGGTTCTTCACTTGCTGCCCTAACTGCTAAAATATTAAAACTAGTTAAACAATTAACAATTAAAAAGTTAAAACTAAAAATGAAGAATCTGACTTTTTTTGTGACTTTGATTGCAGTTCCCTGATTCTTCACTTTTAACCCTCACTTTTTTATTATTAGATAGTGTTTATTATTTATC encodes:
- a CDS encoding glycoside hydrolase family 10 protein, with the translated sequence MKNQGTAIKVTKKVRFFIFSFNFLIVNCLTSFNILAVRAASEEPVLSVVQSTENRQQWTGITKRLQAIGVNYCVIPLSAVRSSGDWGDRRVLFLPNVETLTPAQAIALESWVSKGGKIIASGPVGSLSAPGVRQLLRSLLGSYWGFGLDETQKLKPAKTQPQRWANQSELFGQVRGGVIIPEGGTSQATAVWNAPDNPAAVVSTEWSTLLGWRWGTDAASSFELDNAWLKAALNHHLTAPSPGQQKIAGADSKCSTTIATASLNSPSPITPVIPQAPLVPLTPRPSSPEAIDQLEQTVRWNVEPNSNQPIDEKEAIALQQELENLISRIESAHLAASVHAANLDEAITSNPQSLKEEETRVASTRPGFASQSKEQAITQARLVAKNIPQLIANKNYALARQQWLATRTNLWKHFPTNRRLAPAEIRAVWLDRGTIVRAGGEKKLAEVFDRLAQSGINTVFFETLNASYPIYPSKVAPQQNPLIRGWNPLAVAVKLAHERDMELHAWVWTFAAGNQRHNQVINVHPDYPGPVLAAHPDWANYDNKGNTIPPGQTKPFFDPANPELRQYLLKLFAEIVTEYQVDGLQLDYIRYPFQDPFAGRSYGYGQAARAQFQKLTGVDPLTISPTQGELWQKWTEFRTQQVDSFVAEVSQMVRQKREDLILSVAVFPLPERERIQKLQQHWEVWARRGDIDVIVPMTYAQDTARFQRLAQPWIASSQLGSTLLVPGIRLLSLPNLAAFDQLQLIRDLPASGYALFAAENFNNDLLKIFTNTQGKVSSVADEPIPLRQPFQTAVVRYGLLKREWQYVLQNELVQIPAIKVADFNNQIEVVEKALNQLAAAPSPAKLLTARASLTRFQAQFRIWMREAATNNPYQVKVWENRLATIERLLRYGERRSQLR